One Urechidicola croceus genomic window, GGAAACTGGAAACTTATATTCAATCTATTTTTTATACGTATGCACCTCTCCTATATCATGTTAGCACACTCTATTGTACTTTAATGAAGTTTCCAGTTTCTGAATATTTTTTTCTTTATTCCAACACTTTGAAACTGTACTTTTATTATATCCAGTTATTTCTGAAACAACTTTTTGACTTGCTCCATTTTTCTTTGCTAATAATACAACTTCACTTAAACTCGGTTCTTTATAAACTACTTTTAAATTTTCTTTGAGAATTATCTTAAAGTTATTAAAATAAAACTCATTAAGTGTAATAGCAACATCAACAGTATTTTCATCCATTAATTTGGTATAATTCATATCGCCTGAAATTTTCATCATATGAACTAACAAACTAAACTTATGTATTGAAATTTGCATCTTGGACATATATTCTTTTATCATAGATTTTGCTGTTTCTTGTCTATCTATCAGTTCTTGTGTGTAACTAAATAATTTTTCTTCTGCAGCTTCTGATAAAACTATTTCAAATTGCTTTTTATCTTCTTCTTCGTTTTCACTTTGTCTTTTATATTGCAATATGTTAAAAACCAAATTATTATAACTTTCTATTACTTCTGAAGACATGCTTCCTCTTTTTAGTTTTTTATTTTTTGTAAGTCTTGGCATAAATAATTGACGGTCAACAAACCCACTTTCTAAATTCCCGTTCGCAAAAAGTTTCGGAACAAACTCTTTCTGTATACCTCCTAACAAAGTAGGATACGTTTCTTTTATTCTAAAACTTTTAGTCGTTTTTCGTGAAACATCTACAAATCCATTAGTGTAACCTTCTAATAAAAATGTCCTCCAAGCCACCCCATCTCTACTACTTGAATTTCCCATTTTTTCCACTAAAGAATAAACTTCATCAATATAAATACCTATTGAATTAGGATTTTCTGAATGTATTTTATGAACAGCTTCTATTGATGAATTTTGAATTAAAGTTTGTTTTCTTAGTGGCTCGGAATCTATATCTGATTTATAATTATTCAAAT contains:
- a CDS encoding DUF3987 domain-containing protein — its product is MVKSIKDIEKKLNDLTISGRDKSLEMLNEVLKYLPKEYVDLINEAFIYKRIPKEYLLSSILFTISTALGLTFYIKALGYKNYANLYFTIVGSRGDTKSEGLKLATIPLKELDDKDYEEYCFDLNNYKSDIDSEPLRKQTLIQNSSIEAVHKIHSENPNSIGIYIDEVYSLVEKMGNSSSRDGVAWRTFLLEGYTNGFVDVSRKTTKSFRIKETYPTLLGGIQKEFVPKLFANGNLESGFVDRQLFMPRLTKNKKLKRGSMSSEVIESYNNLVFNILQYKRQSENEEEDKKQFEIVLSEAAEEKLFSYTQELIDRQETAKSMIKEYMSKMQISIHKFSLLVHMMKISGDMNYTKLMDENTVDVAITLNEFYFNNFKIILKENLKVVYKEPSLSEVVLLAKKNGASQKVVSEITGYNKSTVSKCWNKEKNIQKLETSLKYNRVC